Part of the Scyliorhinus canicula chromosome 8, sScyCan1.1, whole genome shotgun sequence genome is shown below.
TGTGGTGAATGGGGAGAAGGACTCGGCCGCCCACCCTGGCGAGCCTCTCCGGGGGAGGAGGCGCAAGCGGCCCATTCAAAAGGGGAAGCCCCCCTACAGCTACATCGCTCTGATCGCCATGGCAATCGCCAACTCCCTGGACAGAAAGCTGACCCTGGGCGGCATCTACAGGTTCATCACTGAGCGCTTCCCCTTCTACCGGGAGAACCCCAAGAGGTGGCAGAACTCCATCCGACACAACCTCACTCTCAATGATTGCTTCATCAAAATCCCCCGCGAGCCAGGGCGGCCGGGCAAGGGCAACTACTGGGCACTCGACCCAGGGGCTGAGGACATGTTCGAGAGTGGCAGCTTCCTGAGAAGGAGGAGGCGGTTCAAGAGGTCAGAAACCTCCACCTACCCGAGCCTCCTGCAGGACCACAGCATCTTCGCTCCAATGCAAGTAAGCAGATCCCACACAAGACCCATCTACGCCAATGTGAGCTACCCTCCCCAGCTTGCCCCCAGTGCCCCTCTCCATtactccccgcccccctcggcctttTCCAGCACCCAGTCCAGGGTGTTGACCTTCAACAGCCTGGCTTCGGGGGCAGACATGAGCCAGCACCCCCCTAGCCCATGTCCAGCAGAACTCAGCCCTGCTTATAACAACTTTGGAGGCACAGCTTACCAGACTCAATGCTGCAATGGAGCCATCTATTCCAACGCTGTGCCTTACACCTACATGGGAGCCAATCCACGTCTCCCCATGAACCAGTCGACTTGCTGTACAGCCACCGGCCAAATGTATGGCGCCTCCAGCCGGctgtccatccctccctccccggcaactAATGAGTCCATGGAGCACTTTGGACAAATCTCTCCAGCCCACTTTCCACCCCTACGACAGTATAGCAGCAACGGGCCGAACAACTGCACAAATGCACACATCAGGCACGCATCTTACTGCGGAAACGTGGACGGGGCTGATTATTCCACTTAAAACAAAATAACAAGCTTCAGATTCTTCCAGGTGAGTCCCGCCATGAACCAAGTGAAACTGCATCGCCCCAAGAATTAAATCAATTTGACATCTTATCCTGGTGCCAAATGTCAAGACGTTAATCATTGACCTTAATGTGCACACCTTTAAACACTTGTAAAGTTGTGTCTGCACTCTTTGCATTTTGAGCTGTATATTTTCTAAAGAGAACTTACTCCAGCAGTATTGACTctgagggctgtgtgtgtgtgtgtttcctctcgCTTTATGCTCGCCACTTGGGACAGATTGTGCACGATTTGGGGAATGGAGTGGGTGCTCCTGGACACTTACTGCCTTCACGCCGACTGAGCAGTTTGCCAACATTAGGCAACAATCTCTTTTGAGATGGACACGGCGAGAGACGATGTCTAACTTTGATATGAAGCTGGCGTCAGCAAACTCTTCAAGAACAAGCTCAACAAACTAAAAACACCGAGTGAAAGTATTCGCAAATAATTGGTGGGAAATTCGACACCAATTTGGAAAGTAAATCTCAATGTTATCACTCGACCAGGGTGAATACATCAGAGTTTGTGAAGGTTGCGGATTTTGCAATACCCTAGATTGCGTCTACATTTATTCTCTCGCATCGATGGTGTCAGTGCGTTGGGGGGAGTTTTATATTGAAAAAGTTACATTGAGATGTGATCATTCACATATCGTTTGCATTTGGAAACGGTCACATCACTCGCAAAGGGACCAGGATTTGCAGCAAACCAACCGGATTCAGTGGACTGTGTAAATGCAAGGATTCGGGCTGGCCAAAGGACTGTTGTGAATTTTATTTTTACAGGATAATGATTGTAAATCTTTTTAAATCGGGTTTATCTCAAGCGCTAAATCTCCTGGGGTTTGGGGACTACACCACTGACTTGTGTAAAGAAAAACTTCGGTCTTTAGAATTGCAAGATGCTTGTTAGGACAGTTGGGATGTAAGTTGGATATTGTAACACGTTATTAATGATGCACAAAACGCACGGGACAATAAGATGTGCTTTGCGTTTCGagtgggatgttctttccaagaattaggtggagttacggggatgggatggaagtgtgggcttaagtggggtgctctttccaagggcaggtgcagactcgataggatgaatggtctccttctgcactgtaaattgtatgattccatGATAATTTAGAGTTTACAATGCATAAGGAGGTCAttgggcccatcgggtctgcaccaaaaaTGGGCACCCTGCTCAGGCCTCCCCCcgaaccccataacccaacctaacctttttagacactaagggttaatttatcatgtccaatccacctaacctgcacatctttggactatgggaggaaaccggagcacccggaggaaacccacgcagacacggggggaacgtgcagactgcgcacagacagtgacccgcggcCGGAATTGATACAATCCTCAACTCAActttcccatcctatccccataacccttgatagcacagtagttagcattgttgcctcacagctcgatTCCGGCTCAGGTCACTGGGaatcaggggttacagggagaaggcaggacaatgcggatgagaaaatatcagccatgtttgaacgatggagcagactcgatgggccaagtggcctaattctgctcctatgtcttatggtgttatgtctgtgcggagtctgcactttctccccgtgtctgcgtaggtttcctccgggtgctccgatttcctcccacagtccaaagacatgcaggttaggtggattggccgtgctaaattgccccttagtgtccaaaaaggttaggaggggttattgggtttcggggatagggtggagttatgggcttaagtagggtgctctttccaagggccggtgcagactcgatgggctgaatggcctcatcctgcactgtaaattctatcatttactgattaaaaatctgtctgtctcagcgtTGAAAATAGTTAATACACAGCCTGTACAGCTCTTTATGGCAaataattccatagattcactcccctctgacagAAACATTTCCTcatcctctctgttttaaacggGTGACCTCTAACTCTCAGATTATGCCCTCAGATCCgatcctgcccaccctcacctcacaGAAAGTAAAGGCACCTGCCACAAAATACACTAATATACAAAATGGCAGAGTGCTTACACATTGAGCAACTTTTAAATTTCTACTTTGCATAAAGTTGTGAGAGGCTTAGACCCACCATTAGCCTGTCGATAAACACTCACCGCAGAGTTGATTAACAAGTGGGGGTCACACATGGGAAAACGTTTATCTCGGTGTCAATGCTTTTTCAAAATGGTGATTGCATTAAGAATATCTTTTTTGTTAAATAAAGTGTTCATTTCATAAAAAAGACCAGattattttcaaaatgcttacGTTTTGTTTTCTTGCCAACCTCACTCACCTCGGGTCTTCCAAGACAGTCTCCTGCCTCACTCGGCATCTCCTCGAGCTGGTAAGGCTTCATACGGCGCCTTGTACCTCATTGTTGCTGGCTGGCCTGCCCTTGGTTCCTGGATTGAGAAATCAGAtggctgcacattttttttttcgaATGTAAAACACAGGATCTTCTGCTTCACGGTTTCTCCCTGCTTGTGGTTCCCTTTTGCTCCTCGCCCGTGCACACCTCAACGTTCAGACCAGTGTGTTTTCCTGCTCTAAGAAGACTCAACCAAACAGAGTTTGATGTCGCTCTGCATTGCTGGCTGACAGGCTAATTTTTGAGCCGATCAGCAAATGTAGCGTTATCAACCTCTGATTATAGCCCACCGGcatggtgctgcccccccccccccccccccccatcctcattGGTTGGGTCCCTGTTCCTCGGCAcaatgtgtttcattgtaaatccaccTCTGCCACACCCCAGTCTTTAGTCCACTTTCTTGAACAATTGGAGTCAGTGTGGTTAGAGTGTTCCTGTGgttctgttagggagttccaggagtttgacccagtgacagtgaagatatatttccaagtcaggatgatgtgtggtttggaggggaacctgctggtgatgatgttcccatgtatcagcTGCttttctgggtggtagaggtcacggggctcgaaggtgttgttgaaggagccttgatgagttcatGCAGTACATTTTGTAAGtgttacacatggctgctactgtgcgtcagtggctgAGGGCgcaaatgtttaagatggtggatggaagcaggctgctttttctggattgtgttgtgtttctcgagtgttgttgaagACGCACTTTCCACACAAATGgaaagtgttccatcacactcctaacttgtgccttgtagacggtggaTATGCTTTTGGAAATCAGGAGGCGAGTTATTCAGCACAAAATTCCCACCTTCTGACCTTCTCCTGTTGCCTTTATATAGCCAGTGCAGTAAAGTTCTGGTcgatgataacccccaggatggtaATGGTGGGAATGTGAAGACTTATTATTAATACCAATGAATATTAAGGGGAGgtaattagattctctcttgataaatgtcatcattgtctggcacttaagtggtacaaatgttacttgccacatcagtccaaacctgaatattgtcccAATCTTGCTGCATATGTTCATGGGCTGCTTCAATATCTTAGGAGTTGTGAATagtctgaacattgtgcagtcatcagtgaaaatctccacttctgacattatgatggaaggaaggtcattgatgaagcagctgaagatggttgggcctaggacagtaccctgaggaactcctgcagtgatgtcttgggtctaggatgattgacctccaaccagcacaaccatcttcctttgtgtgagGTATGATGTCAATCAGTggagattccaccccccccccccatcccaccccattaTGCAAATTGTCTGGAATATATTGAAATACGATGATATATATTTCAGCTTTTTGGTATTTATTTTCTGTTACAGACAGATTACTGAGAGGGAAAAGACCTACAAGTTGAACAGATTGTGTTGTTCTGTATGTAACATACTGCAGAGTGTTGATTCTAAGTCCGTTCCTAAAAGATGCTgcatatagaaccatagaatccctactgtgcagaaagaggcagcaccgacactctgaaagagcactccagagaacgtgccaactccacagtcacccaaggccagaatagaacccggatccctggtactctgaggcagatgtgctaaccactgtgattgtGTCTTACCCTGAGTATAAACAATATCAGAGATCCCTTTATTGGTTGAAAAAAGGTTTGTTTcggttctccctccccccattctttcatgggatgtgagtgtcactggctaagccagcatttgttacatatccctcattgcccttgagacagTGGtattgagccgccttcttgaaccgttgcagtccatgtgttgtaggtacacccactgtgctgttaggtagggagtaTTATGATGGaatatttatatattttatgAAAAAAATCTGAGATACACAGGTGATGTGTCAAAACACTTTTAGCCAACGTATTGTCGTTATTGAATACCAGATCACTGAAATGTTAATATCTGGAAATTTCTCTCAGGCGATTGTTTGTGTTTTAACATTTTGTGACTGAAAAATTATACACGGTGTGACTCGATATACCGCAAAAAAGGACCTCAAACTTGCGGGAATATATAGTTTGAATGGCAGATATGTGTTCGCTTCAGGAATATCAACTTAGCTGAACGACAATAAGATATAACTGTTGCACAACGCCCTACCTACTTTtatttgtaattttttaaaaaaacaatccaaATTTGTTTTGTAATCATATTTTATTTCTTCCTCTGGTTAAACAATAGAAATGGTCAAAGTTCTATAACTATACACCAGTGTAATGTTGGTAAAATGGAAGCGAACTGAAAAGATCTGTTGATCAGGCAGGCATCTTTTAATGTCAAATACTGATCATGAGCTGATTTCCAGTTTTTATTATTTGTAATTGTATATTTAGTTAAATGCAGAATTAAGGTTTGAACTTTTGCGGATAAAAAAAATGGTTTACAGGCTTTAATGGTTAAGAGGCACTTTTGTTACTTGACAATTCTACATTTTTAATAAATCCAGGTTATTGCGATTTTAACAGAGTATTGAAGATTTTTTCTTGTATAGTTTATAaggattcacagaatcacagaaaaataaagtgcagaaaaggcccttcggccaagAGTCTGCATcgctgcatgaaaggcacctgatttgCCAATccgaatcccatttgccagcacttggcccatagccttgaatgttcagatgtgccaagtgctcatccaggtactttttaaaggatgtgaggcaacccgcctctaccaccctcccaggcagcgcgttccagaccctcgctaccctctgggtaaaaatgtttttcctgaaatctcccctgaacctcccgcccctcaccttgaacttgtgtcccctcgtaacccaccctgctccctatccaccctgtccatgcccctcataatctacacctcaatcaggtcgcccctcagtcttctctgctccagtgagaataacccaagcctatccaacctctcttcataacttaaatgttccatcccaggcaacatcctggtgaatctcctctgccccccctccagtgcaatcccatccttcctataatgtgacgaccagaattgcacacagtactccagctgtggcctcaccactactccaacatgaccttcctTGATTTTGTAATCTAagccacgattgataaaggcaagtgtcccatgtgcctttttcaccaccctattaacctgcccttctgccttcagagatctatttacaaacacggCAATGACTCTTTGTTTCTCAGGACTTCCCAgcttggtgccattcattgaatatttccttgtcaaattgctccttcgtaAATGtaatacctcacacttttcaggattaaattccatctgccacttttctgcccatttgaccatcccgtctatatcatagaacatagaacagtacagcacagaacaggcccttcggccctcgatgttgtgccgagcaatgatcaccctactcaaacccacgtatccaccctatacccataacccaacaaccccccccccccccaaccttactttttaggacactacgggcaatttagcatggccaatccacctaacccgcgcatctttggactgtcttcCTGTAActttctcagcctcactgttaaccacccggcctatctttgtgtcattgccttattttactaaagtctgcactcccccaatccaaaacccttttctgcaatttgtctatttccttgtccataacaaacttaaattgcaccatgttgtggtcgctatcactataATGCTCCCCCACTATCACAACCACCACCCGTCTGGCTTCATTCCCCAACATTAGGtacagcactgcaccatcccttatTGGACACTCCACACATCAAGCTAAAAAGTTATCTTGTATACattttacaaactctgctccatctaagccCATAACATaatgactatcccagttaatgctgggaaagttgaaatcatccactataattaccctattattatttttacacacttctGCAAATTGTGCACAGATTTGCTCCTACATCTCCCGCTGGCTATCTGGGGGTCTAAGGATTGGATGCGAAGATTTCTTTTCACATTTGCGAATAGCCTAAGAATATTTATTGGCATTTATGATCGCAATTCAATTCAGCACATTGAGCTGAGGCACTGAAATGGGATCCCCAATGGCCAGAGTGATTGCAAACCGGAGTGTATCAGTTGTAAAACTCAATCCAGAAAGATTTTGTTTTTCAGAGGGACTGTGGTCAaagtaatataataatctttatggtcacaagtaggcttacattaaaactgcaaagaagttactgtgaaaagcccctcgtcgccacattccagcgcctgttcgggtacatggagggagaattcagaatgtccaattcgcctaacagcacatctttcgggacttgtgggtggaaaccggagcgtccggaggaaacccacgcagacacggggagaatgtgccgactttgcacagacagtgacccaagccgggaatcaaacctcggacgctggcgctgtgaagctagtgctaaccactgtgctgcccactactTTCAAGTGTGTGGAGGCACAAAGCTCAACACGGTCTGGATTCACAGGTTTGTAGAAGCAATACATTCTCGGAGATGCTGAGTTTGTTGAAAGGTTAAAGATTTCATCCATCTTCATGTTTTCATATTATTGTGAGGTGTAGATATTTCCGTGACATTTTCTTTCTTATGCTTTGTCCTATTTACCTGCTGTCTGTTGGGAAACAGGTTATACCGGTTGATTAAGATTTCTTTAAAATTCGTCCCAAATCATTAAAAGATTTAAGATTCATTACATCTTTCTTAACAATAAGACTGTTGTAATGCCACGTTAGATAATTGTTACTGGAGGGAATTTCTaaatagaaacagagttaattaTTTAAACAAAACCTGGTGCTTGTTAGGCTGTTTACAGAGGTGAATGTTAAATTATGAAATTAATTGatagcagaacatagaacatagaacagtacagcacagaacaggcccttcggccctcaatgttgtgccgagccacgatcaccctactcaaacccacgtatccaccctatacccgtaacccaacaaccccccttaaccttacttttattaggacactacgggcaatttagcatggccaatccacctaacccgcacatctttggactgtgggaggaaaccggagcacccggaggaaacccacgcactcagggggaggacgtgcagactccacacagacagtgacccagccgggaatcgaacctgggaccctggagctgtgaagcatttatgctaaccaccatgctaccctgctgcccttttttgATGACCTTTTTTGGAAAGGGTTGCCTTTACTAAATTATGATCAATGATTGTTACTTATTCAAAGAGTTGCTGTAATTTTTAAGAGTGAATCTTTCCCTGTTATTCTTAAatgatttccttttttaaaaaatgaatctcCTTCAGTAACTATTCCAATTTTATCAATGAATAttagaggcagcacagtggttagcactgatacctcaaggcaccgaggtcccagactCGATCCCAGCTCAAAAACAGAAACTGAGCCTATAGAACACATTAAAGAggtgcatggtggtacagtggttagcattgctgcctcagggcgcccaaggacccggcttcgatcccggctctgggtcactgtccatgtggagtttgcattctcctagtgtttgcgtgggtttcgctccgacaacccaaagatgtgcaggttaggtggattggccacgctaagttgccccttaattggaaaaaatgaattgggtactctaaatgtattttttttaaaatcaatgaaTATTAGTACTGAGTGACTTTATAGGGTTCCAATTAAAATAACCATGTTGTAGGATCTTATCCAGAATTTAATGAGAATTTTGAACATTTTGTTCCGGACACCGATGTTTGCAAGAATCGCGGTTACTCACTGTTGAATTATtttcaaagaaatctatcctattgCATAACTTTAGTAAAAAGATAGTGA
Proteins encoded:
- the LOC119970068 gene encoding forkhead box protein E1-like, which produces MTAEGQQSPSPAACVVNGEKDSAAHPGEPLRGRRRKRPIQKGKPPYSYIALIAMAIANSLDRKLTLGGIYRFITERFPFYRENPKRWQNSIRHNLTLNDCFIKIPREPGRPGKGNYWALDPGAEDMFESGSFLRRRRRFKRSETSTYPSLLQDHSIFAPMQVSRSHTRPIYANVSYPPQLAPSAPLHYSPPPSAFSSTQSRVLTFNSLASGADMSQHPPSPCPAELSPAYNNFGGTAYQTQCCNGAIYSNAVPYTYMGANPRLPMNQSTCCTATGQMYGASSRLSIPPSPATNESMEHFGQISPAHFPPLRQYSSNGPNNCTNAHIRHASYCGNVDGADYST